In a single window of the Campylobacter iguaniorum genome:
- the dnaJ gene encoding molecular chaperone DnaJ, which yields MEFDYYEILEISRDADGDTIKKAYRKLALKYHPDRNQGDKEAEEKFKKINEAYEVLSNEEKRGIYDRYGKDGLNSSGGFGGFEADFDLGDIFSSFFGGGFNGTKSKRSDKYNLDLEVGIRLEFYEAVFGCEKEIKYKYKTPCKTCNATGAKDGKKATCSHCGGRGKISQRQGFMSFVQACPYCSGTGEQIKEKCKDCYGNGYNEIEANITINIPEGVDDDMRIRVAGKGNVGTKDAGDLYVRISVKEDENFVRHGDDVYIEIPVFFTQAMLGESIKIPTLRGDTELKLGIGAKDKEQFVFENEGIKNTRTKKNGRLIAQISINTPKKLTDEQKELLEKLQNSFGIKSGESSDGDGIFDKIKSWFK from the coding sequence TTGGAGTTTGATTACTATGAAATTTTAGAGATTTCAAGAGACGCAGATGGAGATACTATAAAAAAAGCTTATAGAAAATTAGCTCTAAAATACCATCCAGATAGAAATCAGGGCGATAAAGAAGCTGAAGAAAAATTTAAAAAAATAAATGAAGCCTATGAAGTTTTAAGCAATGAAGAAAAACGTGGAATATACGATAGATACGGTAAAGATGGGCTAAATTCATCTGGTGGATTTGGTGGCTTTGAGGCCGATTTTGATCTTGGAGATATCTTTAGCTCATTTTTTGGCGGCGGTTTTAACGGAACAAAATCCAAAAGAAGCGATAAATATAATTTGGATTTGGAAGTTGGAATTAGACTTGAGTTTTATGAGGCTGTTTTTGGCTGCGAAAAAGAGATAAAATACAAATACAAAACACCTTGCAAAACATGTAATGCAACTGGCGCAAAAGATGGCAAAAAAGCTACTTGCTCACATTGCGGTGGTAGGGGCAAGATAAGTCAAAGACAAGGCTTTATGAGTTTTGTTCAAGCTTGTCCGTATTGCTCTGGGACTGGCGAACAGATCAAAGAAAAGTGCAAAGACTGCTATGGCAACGGATATAATGAAATAGAAGCAAATATCACGATAAATATTCCAGAGGGCGTCGATGATGATATGCGTATTAGGGTTGCTGGCAAAGGAAATGTCGGCACAAAAGATGCTGGCGATTTATATGTTAGAATTAGCGTAAAAGAAGATGAAAACTTTGTAAGACATGGTGATGATGTCTATATAGAGATTCCTGTTTTCTTCACTCAAGCTATGCTTGGAGAGAGTATCAAGATACCTACTTTGCGTGGCGACACTGAGCTAAAACTTGGAATTGGCGCAAAAGATAAAGAGCAGTTTGTCTTTGAAAATGAGGGTATAAAGAATACAAGAACTAAGAAAAATGGTAGACTTATAGCTCAAATTTCTATAAATACTCCTAAAAAACTGACAGATGAACAAAAAGAGCTTTTAGAAAAATTACAAAATAGTTTTGGTATAAAAAGTGGTGAAAGTTCAGACGGTGATGGGATATTTGATAAGATAAAAAGTTGGTTTAAATAG
- a CDS encoding response regulator transcription factor, which translates to MINVLMIEDDPEFAQILSEYLLKFNIKVTNYEDPYLGLSAGIKNYDLLVLDLTLPGMDGLEVCKEIREKYDIPIIISSARSDVNDRVVGLQIGADDYLPKPYDPKEMHARIISLIRRYKKTNEIQEVATDTSFKVDEKRHEISYAGNILTLTPAEYEILEYLIKQHSFSVSREQLVYHCKSLKDKDSKSLDVIIGRLRTKIGDSSKSPKHIFSVRGIGYKLIG; encoded by the coding sequence ATGATAAATGTTTTAATGATTGAAGACGATCCAGAATTTGCACAAATTTTATCTGAGTATTTGCTGAAATTTAATATCAAAGTCACAAACTATGAAGATCCATATCTTGGACTAAGTGCAGGCATTAAAAACTATGATTTGCTAGTGCTAGATTTAACTCTGCCTGGTATGGACGGGCTTGAAGTCTGTAAAGAAATCAGGGAAAAATATGATATTCCTATCATTATAAGCTCAGCTAGAAGCGATGTAAATGACCGCGTTGTTGGTCTTCAAATAGGCGCTGATGATTACTTGCCAAAACCTTATGATCCAAAAGAGATGCACGCTAGAATCATAAGCCTAATCAGACGTTACAAAAAAACAAACGAAATACAAGAAGTAGCAACAGATACGTCATTTAAAGTCGATGAAAAAAGACATGAGATATCTTACGCTGGAAATATTCTAACTCTAACACCAGCAGAGTATGAAATACTTGAATATCTCATAAAACAACATAGCTTTTCAGTATCACGTGAGCAACTAGTCTATCACTGTAAAAGCCTAAAAGACAAAGACTCTAAAAGTTTAGATGTAATCATTGGACGACTAAGAACTAAAATAGGCGATAGCTCAAAATCTCCTAAGCATATATTTTCAGTTCGCGGAATAGGATATAAACTAATAGGATGA
- a CDS encoding ArsS family sensor histidine kinase, whose product MRYSLSTKITVIFAIGFTVICVLFFMFAKLQHDNMLDKIKENQYNSINWLLSLYKKSNMPENWEQYFKNFNLAYVKNPKMEEQILNDGDLMERVDTPIGMVETIFYDGNLFLRIKNQSVTIILENTLKGANDSLLIGFLITIALFVSLYISIFRSLVPLKKLRDDIRKFAAGNMDSVCHVNIAKGEDEIAEVAYEFNNAACKIKELIMSRQLFLRTIMHELKTPIGKGRIVSEMCEDETQKNRLIAIFERLNILINEFAKVEQLLSKSYALQYENYHFSLILDQTKDILLLDDFDDKISVDIQADPMLRVDFQLFSLALKNLIDNALKYSDNKKAIIVCDEEHICIKNSGKPLEKPIEHYKQAFIRDNSSKTAGMGLGLYIIEHICAMHKFGFTYKYIDGYHTFCIKFKKSK is encoded by the coding sequence ATGAGATACTCTCTAAGCACCAAAATTACCGTAATATTTGCTATTGGATTTACTGTTATTTGCGTCTTGTTTTTTATGTTTGCAAAGTTGCAACATGACAATATGCTAGACAAAATCAAAGAAAATCAGTATAACTCCATAAACTGGCTACTTTCTTTATATAAAAAGTCAAATATGCCAGAAAACTGGGAGCAGTACTTCAAAAATTTCAATCTAGCGTATGTCAAAAATCCAAAAATGGAAGAGCAAATTTTAAATGATGGTGATTTAATGGAGAGAGTAGACACTCCAATTGGCATGGTTGAAACCATATTTTATGATGGAAATCTATTTTTACGTATCAAAAATCAAAGCGTGACCATAATCCTTGAAAATACTTTAAAAGGGGCAAATGACTCTCTTTTAATCGGATTTTTGATAACTATTGCCTTGTTTGTGTCGCTTTATATATCTATTTTTAGAAGCTTAGTACCACTTAAAAAACTAAGAGATGACATAAGGAAATTTGCCGCAGGAAATATGGATAGCGTTTGCCACGTAAATATCGCAAAAGGCGAAGATGAGATAGCAGAAGTTGCTTATGAGTTTAATAATGCAGCTTGCAAGATCAAAGAGCTTATTATGTCTAGGCAACTATTTTTAAGAACTATTATGCATGAGCTAAAAACTCCTATCGGAAAAGGTAGAATAGTCAGCGAAATGTGCGAAGATGAAACTCAAAAAAACAGACTTATAGCTATTTTTGAGAGATTAAATATCCTTATAAATGAGTTTGCAAAAGTAGAACAACTACTAAGCAAAAGCTATGCATTACAGTATGAAAACTACCATTTTAGCTTGATTCTTGATCAGACTAAAGATATACTTTTACTAGATGATTTCGATGATAAAATCAGCGTGGATATACAAGCAGATCCGATGCTTAGAGTTGATTTCCAACTATTTTCGCTAGCGTTAAAAAATCTAATTGATAATGCACTGAAATATTCAGACAACAAAAAAGCTATCATAGTTTGCGATGAGGAGCATATTTGCATCAAAAATAGTGGTAAACCTCTTGAAAAACCAATCGAACACTACAAACAAGCATTCATCAGAGACAATAGCTCAAAAACCGCTGGAATGGGGCTTGGGCTATATATCATAGAACATATCTGTGCTATGCATAAATTTGGATTTACTTACAAATACATAGATGGATATCATACTTTTTGTATCAAATTTAAAAAATCAAAATAA
- the recR gene encoding recombination mediator RecR, translated as MQTTKIEKFDALVSCFEKIPGVGKKSALKYAYSVSLGDSFLGLNLAHSIEDAIRFLKHCSRCGGISENEICDICSDNARDKNTLCIVESPKDILTIEQSNSFNGVYFVFNNADRLEILQKNIIDNDIKEIIFALTPSINSDGLMLYIEDRLKNLDLNFTKIAQGIPTGVSLENIDMLSLTKAIKDRRTI; from the coding sequence ATGCAAACAACAAAAATAGAAAAATTTGACGCATTGGTATCGTGCTTCGAAAAAATACCAGGAGTTGGTAAAAAATCAGCCTTGAAATATGCATATAGTGTTTCTTTAGGAGATTCATTTTTAGGGCTAAATTTAGCTCATAGCATAGAAGATGCCATTAGATTTTTAAAGCATTGCTCAAGATGTGGAGGCATAAGTGAGAATGAAATTTGTGATATATGCAGCGACAATGCTAGAGATAAAAATACGCTTTGCATAGTTGAAAGTCCAAAAGATATCTTGACTATTGAGCAATCAAATTCATTCAATGGAGTCTACTTTGTTTTTAACAATGCTGATAGATTAGAAATATTACAAAAAAACATAATAGATAATGATATAAAAGAGATAATATTTGCACTAACCCCAAGTATAAATAGCGATGGACTGATGCTTTACATAGAAGATAGACTAAAAAATTTGGATCTAAATTTCACAAAAATAGCTCAAGGCATACCAACTGGAGTAAGCCTTGAAAATATCGATATGCTCTCGCTCACAAAAGCTATAAAAGATAGGCGAACTATCTAA
- a CDS encoding shikimate dehydrogenase — protein MNCYAVFGNPIAHSISPRLHNLAICGLGLDDFYGRVCLQDSSQLTNVFNKLSLKGANITIPFKEVAFAKCDELDQNAKKIGSVNTIVKKENKLYGFNTDAPGFMMAISDFGKVQNALVIGAGGTSKAISYILQSNGIDVDVVNRSQNRADEFKDYNFFSFDEYEPKSYDLVVNTTPAGLVNNELPMQETTLNSVFSNSKFAFDVIYGRQTPFLNLAKQKNLQVKDGADMLLFQAVLAFNLFYDNSFDLDVIKGYMKEAFTL, from the coding sequence GTGAACTGTTACGCTGTATTTGGTAATCCAATAGCGCACTCAATATCTCCAAGACTGCATAATTTAGCTATTTGTGGTCTTGGGCTAGATGATTTTTATGGTAGAGTTTGTTTACAAGATAGCTCCCAGCTAACTAATGTTTTTAATAAACTTAGTTTAAAAGGGGCAAACATAACCATACCATTTAAAGAAGTTGCATTTGCTAAATGCGATGAGCTTGATCAAAATGCCAAAAAAATCGGCTCTGTAAATACAATAGTAAAAAAAGAAAATAAGCTTTATGGCTTCAACACTGATGCACCCGGATTTATGATGGCTATAAGTGATTTTGGTAAAGTACAAAATGCCCTTGTCATAGGAGCTGGTGGCACGTCTAAAGCCATCAGCTATATTTTGCAATCAAATGGAATAGATGTAGATGTGGTAAATAGAAGCCAAAATAGAGCAGATGAGTTTAAGGACTATAACTTTTTTAGCTTTGATGAGTATGAGCCAAAATCTTACGATCTTGTGGTAAATACCACTCCAGCTGGTCTAGTAAATAATGAATTGCCTATGCAAGAAACCACTCTTAATAGTGTGTTTTCAAACTCTAAATTTGCATTTGATGTTATCTATGGCAGGCAAACACCATTTTTAAATTTAGCCAAGCAAAAAAATCTCCAAGTAAAAGATGGGGCTGATATGCTGCTTTTTCAAGCTGTGTTAGCGTTTAATCTATTTTACGACAATAGCTTTGATTTGGATGTGATAAAAGGGTATATGAAAGAGGCATTTACTCTTTAG
- a CDS encoding SPOR domain-containing protein has product MEENNNLQDILLDKSDDEKSGKTRKILVGVAGLVVLFVVILIIMKLVNGDSKENTATNENMNDGLVLPAEPELKVETNTPNNEIFEQVPIIPDTAGKDSFENIVNDYKNNQAMDANQSVTTEPSTPIVAPKEQPKAEPAQKSVTPKVVKKEQPKAEPKKQAQATSNLSKGSYIQLASLSKFNPNATLIKKIKEQGYAYHIYETSVNGNKVVKVLVGPFNANELTVNMEKIKKDISDKAFVYRVK; this is encoded by the coding sequence ATGGAAGAAAATAATAATTTACAAGATATATTGCTAGATAAAAGTGATGATGAAAAGTCTGGAAAAACTAGAAAAATACTTGTTGGCGTGGCTGGGCTTGTAGTTTTATTTGTTGTTATACTAATAATCATGAAGTTAGTAAATGGTGACTCTAAAGAAAATACTGCCACCAATGAAAATATGAATGATGGCTTAGTACTTCCAGCAGAACCAGAACTGAAAGTAGAAACAAATACTCCAAATAATGAAATTTTTGAGCAAGTTCCTATTATACCAGATACAGCTGGGAAAGATAGTTTTGAAAATATAGTAAATGACTATAAAAACAATCAAGCAATGGACGCTAATCAAAGCGTGACAACCGAGCCAAGCACTCCTATCGTTGCGCCAAAAGAGCAACCTAAAGCTGAGCCAGCTCAAAAAAGTGTCACTCCAAAAGTGGTAAAAAAAGAGCAACCTAAAGCTGAGCCAAAAAAACAAGCTCAAGCAACTTCAAATTTAAGCAAAGGTAGCTATATTCAGCTTGCTTCTTTGTCTAAATTTAACCCAAATGCAACTTTGATTAAAAAGATCAAAGAGCAAGGATATGCATACCATATTTATGAAACTAGCGTAAATGGCAACAAAGTTGTTAAAGTACTAGTAGGACCATTTAATGCTAATGAGCTTACTGTAAATATGGAAAAGATAAAAAAAGATATCTCTGATAAAGCATTCGTTTATAGGGTAAAATAG
- a CDS encoding DUF1882 domain-containing protein yields the protein MQSTDLTLIKMITSHYFIKRDTIVNKIEYKGRYFFDKFERVDEPLNYSVQKEHEEDKIIAAHSLISKDDKVENIVFDYNGRTPERFWHRAQLLLREEGFINFTAYQSKTPGHLHLYVHKGHTTLNEGYQIANKLSIMLAQRLPQEWRMFPSLEMPREFNILALPYELYQKERGASWSKHM from the coding sequence ATGCAAAGTACGGATTTAACGCTTATAAAGATGATCACAAGCCATTATTTTATCAAGCGTGATACTATAGTAAATAAGATAGAATACAAGGGTAGATATTTCTTTGATAAATTTGAAAGAGTTGATGAGCCGCTAAACTATAGTGTTCAAAAAGAGCATGAAGAGGATAAAATAATAGCTGCTCACTCTTTGATAAGCAAAGATGACAAGGTAGAAAATATAGTTTTTGATTACAATGGAAGAACTCCTGAGAGATTTTGGCATAGGGCACAGCTTTTGCTTAGAGAAGAGGGGTTTATAAACTTTACTGCGTATCAAAGCAAGACACCAGGTCATCTTCATCTTTATGTGCATAAGGGTCACACCACACTAAATGAGGGATATCAAATAGCAAATAAGCTATCTATTATGCTGGCTCAAAGATTACCTCAAGAGTGGAGAATGTTTCCTAGTCTTGAGATGCCAAGAGAGTTTAATATATTGGCGTTGCCTTATGAACTATATCAAAAAGAGCGTGGGGCTAGTTGGTCTAAGCATATGTAA
- a CDS encoding serine hydroxymethyltransferase, which yields MSLENFDKDIYSLVNKELQRQCDHLEMIASENFTYPDVMEVMGSVLTNKYAEGYPGKRYYGGCEFVDEIEQIAIDRCKKLFGCEFANVQPNSGSQANQGVYGAFLKPGDKILGMDLSHGGHLTHGSKVSSSGKNYESFFYGVELDGRINYDKVEEIANITKPKMIVCGASAYAREIDFKRFREIADSVGAYLFADVAHIAGLVVAGEHNSPFPHCHVVSSTTHKTLRGPRGGIIMTNDEEFAKKINSSIFPGIQGGPLMHVIAGKAVGFKHNLSDEWKVYAKQVKANAKKLGEVLMARGYDLVSGGTDNHLVLVSFLNKEFSGKDADIALGNAGITVNKNTVPGETRSPFVTSGIRVGSPALTARGMKEGEFELIASRIADVLDDINNTDLQAKIKAELKDLAHQFIIYDKAMF from the coding sequence ATGAGTTTAGAAAATTTCGATAAAGATATATATTCTTTAGTAAATAAAGAGCTACAAAGACAGTGTGATCACCTTGAAATGATCGCTAGTGAAAACTTCACATATCCAGATGTTATGGAAGTAATGGGTTCGGTTCTTACAAATAAATACGCTGAGGGCTATCCTGGCAAAAGATATTATGGTGGTTGCGAATTTGTCGATGAGATCGAGCAAATCGCAATCGACAGATGTAAAAAACTTTTTGGTTGTGAGTTTGCAAATGTCCAACCAAATAGTGGTAGCCAAGCAAATCAAGGCGTTTATGGTGCATTTTTAAAACCAGGTGATAAGATTTTAGGTATGGATCTAAGCCATGGCGGACACCTTACTCATGGCTCAAAAGTTTCAAGCTCTGGAAAAAACTATGAAAGCTTCTTTTATGGCGTTGAACTAGATGGTCGCATAAACTATGATAAAGTTGAAGAAATAGCAAATATCACAAAACCAAAAATGATAGTTTGTGGAGCTAGTGCTTATGCTAGAGAGATTGATTTTAAAAGATTTAGAGAAATAGCTGATAGCGTTGGAGCTTATCTATTTGCAGATGTTGCACATATCGCTGGACTTGTAGTAGCAGGTGAACACAATAGCCCATTCCCGCACTGCCACGTAGTAAGCTCAACTACTCATAAAACATTAAGGGGCCCAAGAGGCGGTATCATCATGACAAATGATGAGGAATTTGCTAAAAAAATCAACAGCTCAATCTTCCCAGGTATCCAAGGTGGACCACTTATGCATGTTATTGCTGGTAAAGCAGTTGGCTTCAAACATAACTTAAGTGATGAGTGGAAAGTTTATGCTAAACAAGTAAAAGCAAATGCCAAAAAACTTGGCGAAGTTCTTATGGCAAGAGGGTATGACCTAGTAAGTGGCGGAACAGATAATCACCTTGTTCTAGTAAGCTTCTTAAATAAAGAATTTAGTGGAAAAGATGCCGATATAGCTCTAGGTAATGCAGGTATCACAGTAAATAAAAATACAGTTCCGGGTGAGACTAGAAGTCCATTTGTTACTAGTGGTATTAGAGTAGGAAGTCCAGCGCTTACTGCAAGAGGTATGAAAGAGGGCGAATTCGAGCTTATAGCTAGTCGCATAGCTGATGTTTTAGATGATATCAATAACACTGATTTGCAAGCTAAAATTAAAGCAGAGCTTAAAGATTTAGCACATCAATTTATTATTTATGATAAGGCAATGTTTTAA
- the lysS gene encoding lysine--tRNA ligase: protein MFENEQEVTRLAKADELRSMGVNPYPHFLKKDMSISEFKNKFAYIKDIEGDEKKADEEVTISGRLKLKRVAGKSTFANMEDENDNIQIYYSLGSIGEEDYTKFKKNLEVGDVILVTGYAFITKTGEFSIHASKIVLASKAISPLPEKFHGLTDVEMRYRQRYLDMIMDSDVRSDFAKRSLIVSTIRRFFEDRGFLEVETPMMHPIAGGANAKPFITHHNALDVDRYLKIAPELYLKRLVVGGMEAVFEMNRCFRNEGMDLTHNPEFTSIEFYWAWHDYFEVMDLTEELFATLLDKLNLPKIIEFDGKMIDFSKPFARVNYIDAIVEIGGISRDIATNKEKILAKLKEDKFEANDKLDLGHLQAELFDNYVEDKLINPTFIVDFPISISPLSRRSDADSNVAERFELFIAGRELANAFNELNDPIDQYGRFKAQIDAKNAGDDEAHEMDEDYCQALGYAMPPTAGWGLGVDRLVMLLLNKKSIRDVILFPAMKPLKNEN, encoded by the coding sequence ATTTTTGAAAACGAACAAGAAGTAACGAGGCTTGCGAAAGCTGATGAACTTAGAAGTATGGGGGTAAATCCATATCCACATTTTCTAAAAAAAGATATGAGCATAAGCGAGTTTAAAAACAAATTTGCATACATAAAAGATATAGAAGGCGATGAGAAAAAAGCTGATGAAGAAGTAACCATATCTGGTCGTTTGAAGCTAAAAAGAGTTGCTGGCAAATCAACTTTTGCAAATATGGAAGATGAGAATGACAATATTCAAATTTACTATTCTTTAGGTAGCATAGGCGAAGAAGATTATACTAAATTTAAGAAAAATCTTGAAGTCGGAGATGTGATTTTAGTGACTGGATATGCTTTTATCACTAAAACTGGCGAGTTTAGTATACATGCTAGTAAGATAGTTTTAGCCAGCAAAGCTATCAGTCCGCTTCCAGAGAAGTTCCACGGGCTAACTGATGTCGAGATGAGATATCGTCAAAGATACCTTGATATGATTATGGATAGCGATGTAAGAAGTGATTTTGCTAAACGCTCTTTAATAGTTAGTACTATTAGAAGATTTTTTGAAGATAGGGGATTTTTAGAAGTTGAAACTCCTATGATGCACCCGATTGCTGGCGGGGCAAACGCAAAACCATTCATAACTCATCACAATGCTTTGGACGTAGATAGATACCTAAAGATAGCTCCAGAATTATACTTAAAAAGGCTTGTAGTAGGCGGTATGGAAGCTGTCTTTGAGATGAATAGATGCTTTAGAAATGAAGGCATGGATCTTACTCACAATCCTGAGTTTACTAGTATTGAGTTTTACTGGGCTTGGCATGATTATTTTGAAGTAATGGATCTAACTGAAGAGCTATTTGCTACCCTTCTTGATAAGCTAAATTTACCAAAAATAATTGAATTTGATGGTAAAATGATAGATTTCTCAAAACCTTTTGCAAGGGTAAATTATATTGATGCTATTGTTGAAATAGGCGGCATAAGCAGAGATATAGCTACAAACAAAGAAAAAATCTTAGCAAAACTTAAAGAGGATAAATTTGAAGCAAATGACAAGCTAGATCTTGGACATTTACAAGCTGAACTTTTTGATAATTATGTAGAAGACAAGCTGATAAATCCTACATTTATAGTTGATTTTCCTATCTCTATAAGCCCACTTTCAAGACGTAGTGACGCTGATAGTAATGTAGCTGAGAGATTTGAGCTATTTATCGCTGGACGCGAGCTTGCAAACGCATTTAATGAGCTAAATGATCCAATCGATCAATATGGTAGATTTAAAGCTCAAATCGATGCGAAAAACGCAGGAGATGATGAGGCTCATGAGATGGATGAGGACTACTGTCAGGCTTTAGGTTATGCTATGCCACCGACTGCTGGTTGGGGGCTTGGTGTTGATAGGTTAGTAATGTTGCTATTAAATAAAAAATCAATTAGGGATGTTATACTTTTCCCTGCGATGAAACCACTAAAAAACGAAAATTAA
- a CDS encoding Fur family transcriptional regulator, whose amino-acid sequence MNGIDNIEYDTLLEKFKKVLRDNGLKYTKQREILLKTLYNNSDHFTPEQLYLYIKEGHPDLNLGIATVYRTLNLLEESGMVTSISFGAQGKKFELATKPHHDHMICRMCGNIIEFEDPTIEKRQSIIAKDHGFKLTGHMMQLYGICQSCNKKKI is encoded by the coding sequence ATGAACGGCATTGATAATATAGAATACGATACTCTTTTGGAAAAATTCAAGAAAGTTTTAAGAGATAATGGCTTAAAATACACAAAACAAAGAGAAATTTTATTAAAAACTCTTTACAATAACAGTGATCATTTTACACCAGAGCAGTTGTATTTGTATATAAAAGAAGGTCATCCTGATCTAAATTTAGGTATAGCTACAGTGTACCGTACTTTAAATTTGCTAGAAGAATCAGGCATGGTGACTTCTATAAGTTTTGGTGCTCAAGGCAAGAAATTTGAGCTTGCTACAAAGCCTCATCATGATCATATGATATGTAGAATGTGTGGAAATATCATAGAGTTTGAAGACCCAACCATAGAAAAAAGACAATCTATCATCGCAAAAGATCATGGATTTAAACTAACGGGTCACATGATGCAACTTTATGGCATATGTCAAAGCTGTAATAAGAAAAAAATTTAA
- a CDS encoding CvpA family protein, giving the protein MDLITWFDIIVIALVVILGIKGIINGLVKEVFGLIGLIGGVIIASRNANLVGQLISDNIYKLSESSSFFFGFLATLVIFWLLCLLVGNLFSKMLSMSGLGFIDKILGFFVGSAKIFLVFSIFAAIVSNISILSQKVEPYFENSKVYPVLLASGKFIMNVDLNKTKQEVEQRLDIPTDNNETNSTKDMQ; this is encoded by the coding sequence ATGGATTTGATTACATGGTTTGATATTATAGTTATAGCTCTTGTCGTAATACTTGGTATCAAGGGCATTATAAATGGTCTTGTAAAAGAGGTTTTTGGGCTTATAGGCTTGATTGGTGGCGTTATTATCGCTAGTAGAAATGCAAATTTAGTCGGACAACTAATAAGTGATAACATATATAAACTAAGCGAATCTTCTTCATTTTTCTTTGGATTTTTGGCTACTTTGGTTATATTTTGGCTTTTATGTTTATTGGTTGGAAATTTATTTTCAAAGATGCTTTCTATGAGCGGGCTTGGTTTTATCGATAAGATTCTTGGATTTTTTGTTGGAAGTGCGAAGATATTTTTAGTTTTTTCTATATTCGCTGCGATAGTTTCAAACATAAGCATTTTGAGTCAAAAAGTTGAGCCATATTTTGAAAATAGCAAGGTTTATCCAGTGCTTTTGGCTAGTGGTAAGTTTATCATGAATGTAGATTTAAATAAGACAAAACAAGAAGTAGAGCAAAGACTTGATATACCAACTGATAATAACGAAACAAACAGCACAAAGGATATGCAATGA
- a CDS encoding type IV pilus twitching motility protein PilT, which yields MNIETLLKTVTHNKASDLHLVGRSEPQVRIDGVLRPLADRVLDGADIENLCYSILTDSQKSELEENKELDFALELPGIGRFRGNCYYTMNGSLAAAFRIIPLEIPSLKDLGAPDIFSELVKREKGLILVTGPTGAGKSTTLAALLNEINLTERKHIITIEDPIEFVHQNKKSLFSHRNVGTDTKSFARALKYALREDPDIILVGDLRDPETISIAIAAAETGHLVFGTLHTNSAIQTINRIVDSFDEVEQVQVRNMLSISLHAVISQTLVPKNAGGRFAVHEILINNPAISNLIRENKVHQIYSQMQLNQQNTGMQTQTQAMEKVVRSGIISRENAIRYSTNQQELAGKIGTI from the coding sequence ATGAATATAGAAACACTTTTAAAAACAGTTACTCACAACAAAGCAAGTGATTTGCATCTTGTTGGTAGAAGCGAGCCACAAGTTAGAATAGATGGCGTATTAAGGCCTCTTGCTGATAGGGTTTTAGATGGCGCAGATATAGAAAATTTATGCTATTCCATACTAACTGATTCGCAAAAAAGCGAGCTAGAAGAAAATAAAGAGCTTGATTTTGCCCTAGAGTTACCTGGAATTGGTCGTTTTAGAGGAAACTGCTACTACACTATGAATGGAAGCTTAGCGGCTGCTTTTAGGATTATTCCTTTAGAAATCCCAAGTTTAAAAGATTTGGGTGCTCCTGATATTTTTTCTGAATTAGTAAAAAGAGAAAAAGGACTTATACTTGTCACTGGACCAACTGGAGCTGGCAAATCAACAACCCTTGCTGCATTGCTAAATGAGATAAATTTAACCGAAAGAAAGCATATCATAACTATAGAAGATCCTATAGAATTCGTTCACCAAAATAAAAAATCACTTTTTTCTCATAGAAATGTAGGAACAGATACAAAATCTTTTGCTAGAGCTTTAAAATACGCCCTGCGTGAGGATCCAGATATCATACTTGTGGGCGATCTAAGAGATCCTGAAACTATATCTATAGCCATAGCAGCAGCCGAGACTGGACACCTTGTTTTTGGGACGCTTCATACTAACTCTGCTATCCAAACAATAAATAGAATAGTAGATAGTTTTGACGAAGTTGAGCAAGTCCAAGTAAGAAATATGCTTAGCATATCACTTCACGCTGTGATATCTCAGACTTTAGTTCCTAAAAATGCCGGTGGAAGATTTGCAGTTCATGAGATACTTATAAATAATCCAGCTATTTCAAATTTGATAAGAGAAAATAAAGTACATCAAATTTACTCCCAAATGCAGTTAAATCAGCAAAATACTGGTATGCAAACCCAAACCCAAGCAATGGAAAAGGTGGTAAGATCTGGCATTATAAGTAGAGAAAATGCCATTCGTTACTCAACAAATCAGCAAGAACTTGCAGGAAAGATAGGTACAATATAA